TGGCGACGCTCGACGAGATCCGGGCTTCGTTCGGCGAGGAAATCGCCCGGCTCGTCGACGGGGTGACCAAGATCGGCCAGATCAACTTCCGGAGCCACGAGGAAAAACAGGCCGAGAACTTCCGGAAGATGATCCTGGCCATGGCGCGCGATATCCGCGTCATCCTGGTGAAGCTCGCCGACCGGACGCACAACATGCGCACGCTCGACCACCTGCCCCCCGAGCGCCAGCAGGCGATCGCGCAGGAAACGCTCGACATCTACGCCCCCCTGGCCCACAGGCTCGGCATCTACTGGATGAAGAGCGAACTCGAGGACAACGCGCTCCGCTTCCTCAAACCGGAGGTCTACTACCAGCTCAAGCGGAACATCGCGAAAAAGCGCAAGGAGCGCGAGCGCTACATCCAGGAGGTGATCGGGATTCTCTCGAAGAAGCTCGCCGAGGCCGGGATCGAGGCCGAGGTTTCCGGGCGGCCGAAGCACTTCTACTCGATCTACAAGAAAATGCAGACCCGGAACGTGGTCTTCGAACAGATCCACGACCTCGTGGCGTTCCGCATCATCGTGGACACGGTTCGCGAGTGCTACGAGGCGCTCGGGGTCGTCCACGCCAACTGGAAGCCCGTAGCGGGGCGGTTCAAGGACTTCATCGCTCTTCCCAAGGGCAACATGTACCAGTCGCTCCACACGACGGTCATCGGCCCCTACGGGGAGCGCATGGAGGTACAGATCCGCACCCACGAGATGCACCGGGTCGCCGAACAGGGCATCGCCGCCCACTGGCGCTACAAGGACGGGCAGGGAGACCAGAACGAGGTGGCGCGTTTCGCGTGGTTGCGCCAGCTGCTGGAGTGGCAGCAGAACATCGAGGACCCGCAGGAGTTCATCGGCTCGATCAAGGAGGATCTCCTGAGCGACGAGGTTTTCGTCTTCACGCCGAAAGGCGACGTGCTCAACTTCCCCGAGGGCTCCACCGTGGTGGACTTCGCCTACCGCATCCACTCCGAGGTCGGACATCACTGCGCGGGCGCTCGGGTCAACGGTCGGCTCGTCCCGCTCCGCTACCGGCTCCGCAACGGCGACACGGTCGAGATCATCACGACGGCCACGCAGTCGCCGAGCAAGGACTGGCTCCACTTCGTCAGAACTTCCCGGGCCAAGTCCCGGATCCGGAGCTGGCTCAAGTACCAGCAACGGGCCCGCAGCCTGGCGCTGGGCCGGGAGCTTCTCGAGAGAGACCTCTCGAAGCACGGGTGGTCTCTCGCCCGATTGCGCAAGGAAGAGAAGCTCGCGGAGCTGCTCTCGGCCTTTTCCCTGAAAGACGAGGAGTCGCTCCTGGTCGCCGTGGGCTACGGGCGCATCCCGACCCGACAGGTCCTCGCCCGGCTCCTACCCCCCGAGGAGCTCGAACGGCGTCGTGCGGAGGCCGGCGGGGCGCTTCGCCGCCTCTTTCGGTTCGGGACGAAGCCCGAGAAGCCCCCGGTTCGCGTGAGCGGGCTCGACGACGTGCTCGTGCGTTTCGGCAAGTGCTGCGACCCTCTACCCGGGGAGCGCATCGTAGGGTTCGTCACGTTCGGGAAGGGGGTGACCGTGCACTCGATCGCCTGCCCGCGCGTTCTCGACAGCGACCCGCAGAGGCGGATCGAGGTCGCCTGGGAAAAAGACGCCAAGACTCCCCGGGCCGTGCGGATCCGGGTGGTATGCGTGGACGAGCCGGGGCTGCTCGCCGGGATCACGAAGGCCATCAGCGCGGTCGGCGTGAACATCAGCCGGGCGGACGTGCGCGGGATCCCGGACAAAAAAGCGGTCAACATGTTCGAGCTCGTGGTGAGCACCGCCGAGCAGCTCAACCGCGTGATGCGGGAGGTGGGGAAGGTCCGGGGAGTGCTCAGCGTCTCGCGGCCCCAGCTCTGAACCGGGGCTCAGACGGCCTTCTGGATCCGCTCGGAGCGAAGGCAACGGGTGCACACCCGGAGCCGGCGGACTCCCCGCTCGGTCCGCACCCGCACCCGCTGGAGGTTGGGGCGCCAGACCCGTTTGGTCCGGTTGTTGGCGTGGCTCACGTTGTTCCCCACGCCACGCCGCTTCGCACAAATTTCGCACACCTGCGCCATTCCAGGGACGAGGAGTTAGCACAGGGCCCCGGCTCGGGCAACCGAGGCGACGGTGTCAAACCCGAGCCTCGCGGATTTTCCGGACGAGGTCCGAGCTCGAGTACCCACTCCGGTAGGGAAGGAGGCGAACGCGTCCGCCGGCCTTGCGGACGTACGACGCTCCCGCGATTTCCTTTCCTCGCCAGTCGGCGCCCTTGACGAGAACGTCGGGCGCGAAAAGCCGCACGAGCCGCTCGGGAGTGTCTTCCGAAAAAAAGGTCACGTAGTCGACGGCCTCGAGGGCGGAAAGCACCTCGCACCGGTCGCGCAGGGGAAGGATCGGGCGGCCTTTACCCTTGAGCCGCCGCACCGAGGCGTCGTCGTTGAGGGCTACGACGAGCACGTCACCGAGTTTTTTCGCCTGCCGGAGAAGCCGGACGTGTCCCGGATGCAGAAGGTCGAAGCAACCGTTCGTGAAGACGATCTTTTTTCCCTGCGCCCGCAGTCGGGCGAGCGTGCGTGCCAGCCGGGCAGGCGGCCGGAGTTTCGGGTTTCGCGCGGGCATCGACGGGCCGGGTAGCACGAGGCCGGGAGGCGGAGCAACGGGCCGCCTTGTCACGACGCCGAGGCCGGTGCTAGATAGCGCGCATGTCCGAGGGTCGGCGCCGGACCTCGAGCCGGCCTGTCCGGGTCGATGGCAGCGGCGCGATGGCGGAGGTGTTGGGTTCCGGGGGCGTTTCTTCCGAAGCGCTCGAGGAACTCGCCTTGCGCCTGGGTGCCATCGCGAAGACGCTCCGGCTCCGACGGGAGCGCGGGGAGCTGGGTTTCTGGGACCTTCCCTACGCGAAGGGAGCGCGTGGCGAGGTGGAAAGACTCGCCCACGAGCTCCGCGGAGAGGCCGAGGTCATGGTGGTGCTGGGCATCGGGGGGTCGGCGCTCGGTACCAGGACGATCCTCCACGCGGTCCCCGGGGACCGCCGTGTCCTCGTACTCGACAACCTGGACCCGTCCACGTTCGGCGCGCTGCTCGACGAGCTGGATCTCT
The sequence above is a segment of the Candidatus Binatia bacterium genome. Coding sequences within it:
- the rpmB gene encoding 50S ribosomal protein L28 gives rise to the protein MAQVCEICAKRRGVGNNVSHANNRTKRVWRPNLQRVRVRTERGVRRLRVCTRCLRSERIQKAV
- the tagD1 gene encoding glycerol-3-phosphate cytidylyltransferase, with amino-acid sequence MPARNPKLRPPARLARTLARLRAQGKKIVFTNGCFDLLHPGHVRLLRQAKKLGDVLVVALNDDASVRRLKGKGRPILPLRDRCEVLSALEAVDYVTFFSEDTPERLVRLFAPDVLVKGADWRGKEIAGASYVRKAGGRVRLLPYRSGYSSSDLVRKIREARV
- the relA gene encoding GTP pyrophosphokinase; this encodes MTFEELLEKVRSYHPTADAELLRRAYEFSARVHEGQRRLSGEPYLVHPLEVAGIIADLRLDTASVATGLLHDTVEDTLATLDEIRASFGEEIARLVDGVTKIGQINFRSHEEKQAENFRKMILAMARDIRVILVKLADRTHNMRTLDHLPPERQQAIAQETLDIYAPLAHRLGIYWMKSELEDNALRFLKPEVYYQLKRNIAKKRKERERYIQEVIGILSKKLAEAGIEAEVSGRPKHFYSIYKKMQTRNVVFEQIHDLVAFRIIVDTVRECYEALGVVHANWKPVAGRFKDFIALPKGNMYQSLHTTVIGPYGERMEVQIRTHEMHRVAEQGIAAHWRYKDGQGDQNEVARFAWLRQLLEWQQNIEDPQEFIGSIKEDLLSDEVFVFTPKGDVLNFPEGSTVVDFAYRIHSEVGHHCAGARVNGRLVPLRYRLRNGDTVEIITTATQSPSKDWLHFVRTSRAKSRIRSWLKYQQRARSLALGRELLERDLSKHGWSLARLRKEEKLAELLSAFSLKDEESLLVAVGYGRIPTRQVLARLLPPEELERRRAEAGGALRRLFRFGTKPEKPPVRVSGLDDVLVRFGKCCDPLPGERIVGFVTFGKGVTVHSIACPRVLDSDPQRRIEVAWEKDAKTPRAVRIRVVCVDEPGLLAGITKAISAVGVNISRADVRGIPDKKAVNMFELVVSTAEQLNRVMREVGKVRGVLSVSRPQL